The proteins below are encoded in one region of Corynebacterium sphenisci DSM 44792:
- a CDS encoding class E sortase: MGAHATRGTRDAGAGGARRRRRRRATPVSVLGELLLTAGVVLALFVVHQLWWTGVQTQRAQAELREELERAWAAPPAAASGDPGAGPAPVTARGAMGYLAVPRIGLDAVFSEGVGQAELANGPGHYPASAAPGQIGNVAFAAHRDGNAAHFSELDALAACDEIIVETAAARHVYRVLDLAGGETPCLPGPTRAALAGPDYAGIAGRVIVDPGADGVVAPIPDNAALGRGGQPAVALLTLTTCHPHWSSANRMVVHAALERTETKEGS; the protein is encoded by the coding sequence ATGGGCGCGCACGCCACCCGCGGTACCCGAGATGCCGGCGCCGGGGGAGCCCGCCGCCGCAGACGCCGGCGCGCCACCCCGGTGAGCGTGCTGGGCGAGCTGCTGCTCACCGCCGGGGTGGTGCTCGCCCTGTTCGTGGTGCACCAGCTGTGGTGGACCGGGGTGCAGACCCAGCGGGCGCAGGCCGAGCTGCGCGAGGAGCTGGAGCGCGCCTGGGCGGCGCCGCCGGCGGCCGCCTCCGGCGACCCCGGCGCCGGGCCGGCCCCGGTGACCGCCCGGGGTGCGATGGGCTATCTGGCGGTGCCCCGGATCGGCCTGGACGCGGTGTTCTCCGAGGGCGTGGGCCAGGCGGAGCTGGCCAACGGCCCCGGCCATTACCCGGCCTCCGCGGCCCCGGGGCAGATCGGCAACGTCGCCTTCGCCGCGCACCGCGACGGCAACGCCGCGCACTTCTCCGAGCTCGACGCCCTGGCCGCCTGCGACGAGATCATCGTGGAGACCGCCGCGGCCCGGCACGTCTACCGGGTGCTGGATCTCGCCGGCGGGGAGACCCCCTGCCTGCCCGGGCCCACCCGGGCGGCGCTGGCCGGCCCGGACTACGCCGGCATCGCCGGCCGGGTGATCGTCGACCCGGGCGCGGACGGGGTGGTCGCGCCCATCCCGGACAACGCCGCACTCGGCCGGGGCGGGCAGCCGGCGGTGGCCCTGCTCACCCTGACCACCTGCCACCCGCACTGGTCCAGCGCGAACCGGATGGTGGTGCACGCCGCCCTGGAACGCACCGAAACCAAGGAAGGGAGCTGA
- a CDS encoding lipase family protein: MSAPHRILAALAATTLLAAAVPAAAAPTPPGPNPPPGAGAPSGAGDGRPGSAGLPLPAGSAGAPGSSGPGTAAPDPFYDEIPAELGAPGTVLKTQPAQHLLAMTGVDWPGTATRIMYTSTRQTGERTGVTGVVIEPTTAWEGPGPRPTVVIAPGTQGVGDQCAPSRGRGFAVDLAEGPSLALNYELPKMYAFAAKGIRVVLTDYIGLGTPGMHTYGNADDQAHAVLDGLRAGLAVAGADPGDPVGITGYSQGGGAAAAAAERAAGYAPELNLRATYAGAVPARIGELLEYLDGTGLVGAIGFGLNSFAVYASPGFAERMDARLNEEGRRFVAETAGQCTLDILAHWGLRKTSEFTVDGRSFAELVGDEPELAEIIERQSLGGTAPPRPIMIEASPNDDAVEFGQARDLARRYCAGGAHLAFFVDRTPPLIPGTSLNHIVPMELNIPKAVEYLEAAFRGEELPEDCGDF, translated from the coding sequence ATGAGCGCACCGCACCGCATCCTCGCCGCCCTCGCCGCCACGACGCTGCTGGCCGCCGCCGTCCCGGCCGCCGCGGCCCCGACCCCACCCGGCCCGAACCCGCCGCCCGGCGCGGGCGCACCGTCCGGGGCGGGGGACGGCCGGCCGGGCTCCGCCGGCCTGCCGCTGCCCGCCGGCTCCGCCGGGGCCCCGGGATCCTCCGGTCCCGGCACCGCCGCCCCGGATCCCTTCTACGACGAGATCCCCGCGGAACTCGGGGCCCCCGGCACGGTGCTGAAGACCCAGCCCGCCCAGCATCTGCTGGCGATGACCGGGGTCGACTGGCCCGGCACGGCGACGAGGATCATGTACACCTCCACCCGGCAGACCGGGGAGCGCACCGGGGTGACCGGGGTGGTCATCGAGCCCACGACCGCATGGGAGGGCCCGGGTCCGCGGCCGACGGTGGTGATCGCCCCGGGAACCCAGGGCGTGGGCGACCAGTGCGCGCCCTCGCGGGGCCGCGGTTTCGCGGTGGACCTCGCCGAGGGGCCCTCGCTGGCGCTGAACTACGAGCTGCCGAAGATGTACGCCTTCGCCGCGAAGGGCATCCGGGTGGTGCTCACCGACTACATCGGCCTGGGCACACCCGGCATGCACACCTACGGCAATGCCGATGACCAGGCCCACGCGGTCCTCGACGGGTTGCGCGCCGGCCTCGCCGTCGCCGGGGCCGACCCGGGGGACCCGGTGGGCATCACCGGCTACTCGCAGGGCGGGGGAGCGGCCGCCGCGGCCGCCGAGCGCGCCGCCGGCTACGCCCCGGAACTCAACCTCCGGGCCACCTACGCGGGGGCGGTGCCGGCCCGGATCGGGGAACTGCTGGAGTACCTCGACGGCACCGGCCTGGTCGGCGCCATCGGCTTCGGGCTGAACTCCTTCGCCGTGTACGCCTCACCCGGGTTCGCCGAGCGCATGGACGCCCGGCTCAACGAGGAGGGCCGCCGCTTCGTGGCGGAGACCGCCGGGCAGTGCACCCTGGACATCCTCGCGCACTGGGGGCTGCGGAAGACCAGCGAGTTCACCGTGGACGGCCGCTCCTTCGCGGAGCTGGTCGGCGACGAGCCGGAGCTGGCCGAGATCATCGAGCGGCAGTCCCTGGGCGGCACCGCCCCGCCGCGGCCGATCATGATCGAGGCCTCCCCGAACGACGACGCGGTGGAGTTCGGCCAGGCCCGGGATCTGGCCCGGCGCTACTGCGCCGGCGGGGCGCACCTGGCCTTCTTCGTGGACCGCACCCCGCCGCTCATCCCGGGCACCTCCCTGAACCACATCGTGCCGATGGAGCTGAACATCCCGAAGGCCGTGGAGTATCTGGAGGCGGCCTTCCGCGGGGAGGAGCTGCCCGAGGACTGCGGCGACTTCTAG
- a CDS encoding glutamate-5-semialdehyde dehydrogenase, giving the protein MADTTNDTAVRAAEREEILDRARRAKAVTGELAGYPSARKDAILRAAADALVAATEELVAANEEDIAAGREHGMSEALIDRLRLGADRVAGIADGLRQVAALPDPVGEVLRGSTLPNGLRLSQVRVPLGVMGMVYEARPNVTVDAFGLALKSGNVALLRGSKSAVRTNAALVAVLRRVLAEQGAPEDLVQLLPCETHGSVQDLITARGLVDVVIPRGGAGLINAVVEGATVPAIETGTGNCHLYIDASADLEEAIALLINGKTRRCSVCNATESVLLDAALGAEGVGRVLAALREAGVTVHAERANLPLGEIDAALADAVVEATGEDWTDEYLSMDIFARVVDGVEAAIAHVNEYGSGHTDAVAARDWRVCERFAAAVDSAAVSVNASTAFTDGEQYGMGAEIGISTQKLHARGPMGLPELTSAKWIVRGEGQTRP; this is encoded by the coding sequence ATGGCCGATACCACGAACGACACCGCAGTGCGCGCCGCCGAGCGCGAGGAGATCCTGGACCGCGCCCGCCGGGCGAAGGCGGTCACCGGCGAACTCGCCGGCTACCCCTCCGCCCGCAAGGACGCGATCCTGCGCGCCGCCGCCGACGCCCTGGTCGCCGCGACCGAGGAGCTGGTCGCCGCCAACGAGGAGGACATCGCCGCCGGCCGGGAGCACGGCATGAGCGAGGCGCTCATCGACCGGCTGCGCCTGGGCGCCGACCGGGTCGCCGGGATCGCCGACGGGCTGCGCCAGGTCGCCGCGCTGCCGGACCCGGTGGGGGAGGTGCTGCGCGGGTCCACCCTGCCCAACGGGCTGCGGCTGTCCCAGGTGCGGGTGCCGCTGGGGGTGATGGGCATGGTCTACGAGGCCCGGCCCAACGTCACCGTGGACGCCTTCGGCCTGGCCCTGAAATCCGGCAACGTGGCCCTGCTGCGCGGCTCGAAGTCGGCGGTGCGCACCAACGCCGCCCTGGTGGCGGTGCTGCGCCGGGTGCTCGCGGAGCAGGGCGCCCCGGAGGACCTGGTGCAGCTGCTGCCCTGCGAGACCCACGGCTCGGTGCAGGATCTGATCACCGCCCGGGGGCTGGTGGACGTGGTGATCCCGCGCGGCGGGGCGGGGCTCATCAACGCGGTGGTGGAGGGGGCGACGGTGCCCGCCATCGAGACCGGCACCGGCAACTGCCACCTCTACATCGACGCCTCGGCGGATCTGGAGGAGGCGATCGCGCTGCTCATCAACGGCAAGACCCGGCGCTGCTCGGTCTGCAACGCCACCGAGTCGGTGCTGCTGGACGCCGCCCTCGGCGCCGAGGGGGTGGGGCGGGTGCTCGCCGCGCTGCGCGAGGCCGGGGTGACCGTGCACGCGGAGCGGGCGAACCTGCCCCTGGGGGAGATCGACGCGGCGCTGGCCGACGCGGTGGTGGAGGCCACCGGGGAGGACTGGACCGACGAGTACCTGTCCATGGACATCTTCGCCCGGGTCGTCGACGGGGTGGAGGCGGCCATCGCGCACGTCAACGAGTACGGCTCCGGGCACACCGACGCGGTGGCCGCCCGGGACTGGCGGGTGTGCGAGCGCTTCGCCGCGGCGGTGGACTCCGCGGCGGTGAGCGTCAACGCCTCCACCGCCTTCACCGACGGGGAGCAGTACGGGATGGGCGCCGAAATCGGCATCTCCACCCAGAAGCTGCACGCCCGCGGGCCGATGGGCCTGCCGGAGCTGACCTCGGCGAAGTGGATCGTGCGCGGCGAGGGGCAGACCCGGCCCTGA
- the proB gene encoding glutamate 5-kinase, whose product MSAPRGLRSSTRDAVAGAKRLVVKVGSSSLTGPDGRTDPARIDAIAEALEARMARGSDLILVSSGAVASGMGPLGLHARPTDLATKQAAAAVGQVRLAQEWARSFARFGRTTAQLLLTSSDAGDRTRARNAQRTIDRLRQLSAIPIVNENDTVATSEMRFGDNDRLAAIVSHLSYCDALVLLSDVDGLYDRNPAEPGAAFVPEVWSGNDLRGVAAGEGGGLGTGGMASKVSAARLASRGGVPVLLAAADEISAALGAADVGTAFAPRGQRISSWKFWALYAADATGVLRIDAGAVRAVTEGRKSLLPVGITDAEGEFAAGDIVDIVGPAGEIIGRGEVSFDAEDLALVLGRTMAELPDAYKRPVIHADYLSNYASRA is encoded by the coding sequence GTGAGCGCGCCGCGGGGGCTGCGCAGCTCCACCCGGGACGCCGTGGCCGGCGCCAAGCGCCTGGTGGTCAAGGTCGGCTCCTCCTCGCTGACCGGGCCGGACGGGCGCACCGACCCGGCCCGGATCGACGCCATCGCCGAGGCCCTGGAGGCCCGGATGGCCCGCGGCTCGGACCTGATCCTGGTCTCCTCCGGCGCGGTGGCCTCCGGGATGGGCCCGCTGGGCCTGCACGCCCGGCCCACCGATCTCGCCACCAAGCAGGCGGCGGCCGCGGTCGGCCAGGTGCGGCTGGCCCAGGAGTGGGCCCGCTCCTTCGCCCGCTTCGGGCGCACCACCGCCCAGCTGCTGTTGACCAGCTCGGACGCGGGCGACCGGACCCGGGCGCGCAACGCCCAGCGCACCATCGACCGGCTGCGCCAGCTCTCCGCGATCCCGATCGTCAACGAGAACGACACCGTGGCCACCTCGGAGATGCGCTTCGGGGACAATGACCGGCTCGCCGCGATCGTCAGCCACCTGTCCTACTGCGATGCGCTGGTGCTGCTCTCCGACGTCGACGGACTCTACGACCGCAACCCGGCGGAGCCGGGCGCGGCCTTCGTCCCGGAGGTGTGGAGCGGCAACGACCTGCGGGGGGTCGCCGCCGGGGAGGGCGGCGGCCTCGGCACCGGGGGGATGGCCTCGAAGGTCTCCGCCGCCCGGCTGGCCTCCCGGGGCGGGGTGCCGGTGCTGCTCGCCGCCGCCGACGAGATCTCCGCCGCCCTCGGCGCCGCGGACGTGGGCACCGCCTTCGCCCCGCGGGGGCAGCGGATCTCCTCCTGGAAGTTCTGGGCGCTCTACGCCGCCGACGCCACCGGGGTGCTGCGCATCGACGCCGGGGCGGTGCGCGCGGTCACCGAGGGCCGCAAATCGCTGCTGCCGGTGGGCATCACCGACGCCGAGGGCGAATTCGCCGCCGGGGATATCGTGGACATCGTCGGCCCGGCCGGGGAGATCATCGGCCGCGGCGAGGTGTCCTTCGACGCCGAGGACCTGGCCCTGGTGCTGGGCCGGACCATGGCGGAGCTGCCGGACGCCTACAAGCGCCCGGTGATCCACGCCGACTACCTGTCGAACTACGCCTCCCGGGCCTGA
- the obgE gene encoding GTPase ObgE, which produces MSRFIDRVVLHLQAGDGGHGCNSVLREKFKPLGGPDGGNGGHGGDIILEVDPQVHTLLDFHFRPHLKAGKGRPGAGDNRNGARGEDLVLKVPEGTVVMTEQGETLADLTGAGTRFIAAEGGYGGLGNAALANRHRRAPGFALLGEPGEEKDLVLELKSMADVGLLGFPSAGKSSLVSAMSAAKPKIGDYPFTTLQPNLGVVQVGHDAFTIADVPGLIPGASEGRGLGLDFLRHIERCAVLAHVVDCAAFESDRDPVSDIRALEAELAAYDSALDSDVGLGDLRDRPRVIVLNKMDVPDARDMAELMRGELEGFGWPIFEVSAATHEGLDALRYALLEAVEAHRAAHPPATAAGAGATVIRPKGVGGRRRGQDFTVEADPEVPGGFLVLGRTPERWILQTDFENDEAVGYLGDRLAKLGVEDALGKAGAVEGSPVTIGGVTFEWMPHTAAGAAAPAPSARGTDRRLDEVRRASAEERKRASQARRGLIDEFEVEGEVADRDRFQ; this is translated from the coding sequence ATGTCACGCTTCATCGATCGAGTCGTACTGCACCTGCAGGCCGGCGATGGCGGGCATGGCTGCAACTCCGTGCTCCGGGAGAAGTTCAAGCCGCTGGGCGGCCCCGACGGGGGCAACGGCGGCCACGGCGGGGACATCATCCTGGAGGTCGACCCCCAGGTGCACACCCTGCTGGACTTCCACTTCCGCCCGCATCTCAAGGCCGGCAAGGGCCGCCCCGGCGCCGGGGACAACCGCAACGGCGCCCGCGGCGAGGACCTGGTGCTCAAGGTCCCGGAGGGCACCGTGGTGATGACCGAGCAGGGGGAGACCCTCGCCGATCTCACCGGGGCGGGCACCCGCTTCATCGCCGCCGAGGGCGGCTACGGCGGGCTCGGCAACGCCGCCCTGGCCAACCGGCACCGCCGCGCCCCCGGCTTCGCCCTGCTCGGCGAACCCGGGGAGGAGAAGGACCTGGTCCTGGAGCTGAAGTCGATGGCCGACGTGGGCCTGCTCGGCTTCCCCTCGGCGGGCAAGTCCTCCCTGGTCTCCGCGATGAGCGCGGCGAAGCCGAAGATCGGCGACTACCCCTTCACCACCCTGCAGCCGAACCTGGGGGTGGTGCAGGTCGGCCACGACGCCTTCACCATCGCCGACGTGCCCGGGCTCATCCCCGGCGCCTCCGAGGGCCGCGGCCTGGGCCTGGACTTCCTGCGGCATATCGAGCGCTGCGCGGTGCTCGCCCACGTGGTGGACTGCGCCGCCTTCGAATCCGACCGGGACCCGGTGAGCGACATCCGCGCCCTGGAGGCGGAGCTCGCCGCCTACGACTCCGCCCTGGACTCCGACGTGGGCCTGGGCGATCTGCGGGACCGGCCGCGGGTGATCGTGCTCAACAAGATGGACGTGCCGGACGCCCGCGATATGGCGGAGCTGATGCGCGGCGAGCTGGAGGGCTTCGGCTGGCCGATCTTCGAGGTCTCCGCGGCCACCCACGAGGGCCTGGACGCGCTGCGCTACGCCCTGCTGGAGGCCGTCGAGGCGCACCGGGCGGCGCATCCGCCGGCGACCGCCGCCGGGGCCGGGGCGACCGTGATCCGGCCCAAGGGGGTCGGCGGGCGCCGCCGCGGCCAGGACTTCACCGTGGAGGCGGACCCGGAGGTCCCCGGCGGGTTCCTCGTGCTGGGCCGCACCCCGGAGCGCTGGATCCTGCAGACCGACTTCGAGAACGACGAGGCCGTCGGCTACCTCGGCGACCGGCTGGCCAAGCTCGGCGTGGAGGACGCCCTGGGCAAGGCCGGGGCGGTGGAGGGCTCTCCGGTCACCATCGGCGGGGTGACCTTCGAGTGGATGCCGCACACCGCCGCCGGCGCCGCCGCCCCGGCGCCCTCGGCGCGCGGCACCGACCGGCGCCTGGACGAGGTGCGCCGGGCCTCCGCCGAGGAGCGCAAGCGCGCCTCCCAGGCCCGCCGCGGGCTCATCGACGAGTTCGAGGTCGAGGGCGAGGTCGCCGACCGGGACCGGTTCCAGTGA